ACAGTTTCTCATAATATTGCCTCGAGGGGAAATATGGAGCGCCCCTCTATGCACGTTTCCTTTAACGTGCGTTGTGCCGACTTGGGAATGACGTGATATGGGTGTCCCAGGCTTTGTGTCTCGAACGCGGCTTAACATGAAATATGATCATGGCTGCACAAATGAGGTATTCTTGAAGTAAAATATTCGTAGAATCTTTTCAGTCACCGGTGTAACATCTTTCATTAAAGCTTTACTCACCTTTAGTGCATAAGCAAGCGCTTACAAAAAGAACGAGACTACAAACTGTCGCAAATCGAGCGCAAATGGGGTCTGCCAACTCTACCGGCCCGCTCTCACTTTTTACGTTTCAGATAACTATACAGCCAATCACAAGTCCTAATGATTGAATCAATATTATTCTTGTGTAATGCCAAAAAAGAAACAGCTTGTTGCGTCTTTGTTTAATAGAGAATGAaccattgtgacagacggaatggTCCTAGCCAGGCGTGCCTTCAAGGTGACCGGCCTGCAAAAACGATGCCGATCCGAGGCCCCTTACCTCCCGGCATTTCCATGCATGCAACAACGGCAcggcgccacttttccctctggGTAACATAGTGAGATACTCTGTAGTAAATATGATATAGTGACAAGGATAGCGGCATGGGCTCAAGGCTCATGCTTTGTTTCTGCTTCTATGGCAACATCCACCATTTTGCTTGGGGTCGAACAAAGCTTGAAGGTGTTCAAGCTCTAGACTTGAAGATGTCCGGGGAGACGCACTTGTAGAGTTTCGCACATCCCCTATCGATTGTttctttttacagcaaagctgttaagggctatttctcccaggatcgtgtccgcttgtagaaaaaaactatcatcatcagcatttcggctccatgtgcatAGCGGTTTAGCTCAATGTTCGTGGCAGTTTCCCGCCAGTTGCGCGTTACCACAGGTGCCAAAACCGATGACTaacgacatcaataacatcacatgctcgtcagttacgtcacaattaacgacaataaaatcacgtgtggcgcatacccgcattgtatatacgggtatgagccagggacaagaaggaaagaaagaaagaaggaaataaataagGAATGagaaataaagtcgcagtttcgcccgaaggtggtgcatgaattgcgatagcaaattagtagagagctatacggagtaaggatagtagatttattggttgtataaacttggacacattcgcttactaactgaattaccagacatggtgtcagcgcgcgcaagcaaacatgaatagatcacactcgatgaccgcacacaaccgctgtcaaaacgctggcgtgagcaagcgcgcctgcagcagcgagcgaaggttcgtgcgatctatcgcttcaacgaaaactgagcggcgaaagcacagcgcatacaaaggttggagccgtgttgcagatcggtttcacgatacggtgcgcgcgaccgcccacaTCCGCGCAAAGTAGAAGAACGCAGTCACTCTCAgtgcagaagccgcaccccctccctcacgcgctgccttcccgctttcctcctttcgcgtgggagattgagtcgccagttccccttgcgcccggtcgcaagatacgcatttggtgccgcagcacaacatcgacccccctccttccctcccatctccccgcggcctttcgcgcaacgaaggacgtcgcgtttgctctccgccgtacggtcgcttcccgtgaaagcgcatGTCCCTCGTGTGCTTTCAAGCGCACATTCTTCTTTCCTTTtgtttctattttctttctttctttttcttgtctcGTTAACTTGCGACCTTGCAATGCTTCCAGTCGGAGCTTGCGTGGCCATCTCAGCTCCTGTGGGCCTACTGCACGCTGTGGGCTTCGGTAAGACCGGGATCAGGAGCAACTCTCTGGCGGCGTGGTGGCAGGCCCGCTGGCGCGGGACCCCCAACAAAGATGACTTCTTCGCGAAGTTGCAGAGCTGGGGCGCTACGGGGTTTCCAGGCTACTACAACATTTACTTCGGCTTCCTCGGGTTCGCGCTGGTCGGGCTCATCGCCGACAACTACGACGCCTCGGCCGAAATGCTGCCGCCTGAATTCTTGTAATCGTGATGAGTCGGACTGAAATAGCGTTGCACGCTAACATAGAAGGCGGCAGccgcaaaattaaataaagaaaagagagaaTTATCTTACTTGGGGAAATGTTGATTTTTCACGTAATTACGCGCATTCGAAACGATAAACACGACGCTGAGCGCTGTATGCCGGTTCTCTTGGTTAAGTTTATTCGTGGCTAGGCACTTAAATGCAGAAACGAGcttttccatctttttttttttggcagcaagAAAGAGGGAATAAAATTTTGGAGCTAGCGCCACGAGTCAAAAGCAGAGTCTGCACTCGGAGAAGGATGGGATGCCTCGACTCCGATGGTCTGCTCGTCAACTATACGCAATTACCATGCCTAGAGCAGGCTTGTGCGTAAGGAATTACATGTAATGAATTACTTGTATTCTATTACATTTCTTGGTAATTTTGTAATTTCATTACATTTTTTACTCGTAATGCtgactgtaattcaattactttttttcagTAGCCAATTACATGTAACTAATTAATATATTGACGAGGCAAGCTGAAACAGGTGACGCTGCTTTGGGAATCTGAATTTGGCGGGGACTACCGTAGAACCCCCGACATTGTGCCGTGCAGCAGCCTCGTGGGTGCGCGTGTTCAGAAGGGCAAACCCAAGAGCTCAATATTTGTTTCCTCTTGTTAACGCTCCACCAGACCTTGGCCGAAGACTTGAACTGGTGCTGGTATGTCTCGATAGCGATGGCCACTTAGGACGTTAGTGCCAATAAATAACCCACGGACAGTTTTTACAGCTTTTTATTGGCCCGACCGGCAGCGTCTTCAAGTCCCGGTAATAATGAAGCGCTGCGCTTCAACGTGTCCTCATACCCCCTCGTTATTCTAAGCTGAACCCTTTCCgtaaggcaaagaaaaaaatccTTTGTCAACCACAACCACTGCATTGCCCGTGCATAGACAATACAAGCCCCTCTGAAGCGGCtagtatagggtgtcccagctatcatgcactaagttgaaaaaaaaaagaaggaaaaaaaaaacggaagtcTTTTTGCGAATGAAACCAATTGCATGTCGTTAGCAGCGACCTGAAGAAACGTCTCGGATTAACGCGAGAGCGTTGTGGGCTTCGTGTCACACACAATCCGACGgtggtgtcggtgtcggcgtaagcgacggcgtccgtggcggagaaagtcATCACGAACCACCCCgatcacgcaggccctccgcattgCGCCGACGCTTTAGTGAACTGATTggatttatcaaagtaaaatacgtcagaaaagcgtaaagtacgacttacccacaacctacaggcatgatagcgttggattgtaatttgaatatacgagaaaacgtagtgctgttacgcggaaacttacTAGATTGCTAGAGTTGCTAGAATTTAACTTTGTATTTCACATGCAATAAAATTCATTCAGATCGATTCCGTGGTtgtctcagaaaagcatttctgtgttATACGTGTGTTTGTACAGGGAAATCGCAGCTGGGgtccagctaaagcttccttATAAACTAAATTTTGCCCACTAACGCCATTGTGATTTGAACTCGTGACCTTGCAACAAGGACACAGCTTTAATAGCGGTAAACGCTAAAGATTGCGCTATTTCAACGGCGTTGGAGAATTTCAGCGGCGTTGCTTCCCACAGACTCTGCGAGTGGTCGTGTCTATGCATTCTTTTCGGAAGCCACAACACGCAGTGCTGTAGTGGACTAGGAGCTGAGGTGTTTGTCGCAAAGTTGTTCAGAACATAGCGGTGTCAGCTACGGCGGCCTGCTGCAGGTGCGTTAGATGTGCTCCTTGCCAGAGAAATTGCCGAAGTATGCCGATTTCTTAACTTGCTTCAATTGCTTCGCAACGTTCATAGTGAGTCGATATCTATGCAAGCAACGTCAGTGTTGGTCAACGTGCGAACAGTTAGGAAAGCGTCTTGTGCCTTCGTATGTCTATAAAGTATCAGTCTAtgaatgctgctgctgctgatgttgttgttgttgttgttgttgttgttgttgttgttgatgatgatgatgatgatgattatgatgatgatgatgatgatgatgatgatgatgatgatgatgatgatgatgatgatgatgatgatgatgatgatgatgatgaacctctgtcatggctcgcacccactaagggggataggcgaagaatcgggcggcagtgggtatgctaaagaaaattcgtatttcaaaacaagaaacgcaaagtaaaagacaaaaaaggcaGGTGTTGCAATAATGCATCATCAttctcatcatcgtcatcgtcgtcgtcgagacCAATGATCGACAAAAAGCTGTTCGCAGAGATCCTTCAAATGACCGTCTCGCGCGTCCTGCcttgtacagggtcgtccactcttagtacgaacatagcgcagcgtggccgcgtagggtgcctcgatgtcagcgccgcctcCCGCGGAGAAGCGTGGTATCGTTAGGGAACATGTAGGCCAtagaggtaaaaaatactaggagggagcgtcacgtgatttcgctagcctcggcaagccaacctcctctgaagcctcCCCTCCCTTTCTcgggggccccgtgcgcggtgccttttgggtaggaataggcccacaaggttgcgggagcattcgtgattgtttgatATGTGGTAATTTTTAGTGGCGCCTGTCGTCACAGACTGTCGTCACAGACTGTCGTCACAGTGGCGCCCATGTCACGCAGCTGTAGGGGATCGGAATGCTTCGGCGCTTCAACATCATTAGGGCTTCTGTCGACACGCGACCCTTAGCGAAGTTTCTGACAGCTGCTTGATAGTCGGAAAAGACGACAGCTGCGTCCATACACGCTGTAGTCGCTCGGGCGATCGCCACCTCTTCTGCAGTCTCATGGTTTTGTGCCCGGACTGTGACAGACGCTAGCTCTCTGCCCTGGGAATGTACTAtagctaacatatggggcagaaacttggaggttaacaaagaagctcgagaacaagttaaggaccgcacaaagagcgatggaacgaaaaatcttaggactaacgttaagagacaggaagagagcggtgtggatcagagaacaagcggggatagacgatattctagttgacattaagcggaagaaatggagctgggcaggccatgtaatgcgtaggatggatagccggtggaccattagggttacagaatggataccaagagaagggaagcgcagtcgaggtcggcagaaaaccagatgggatgatgaagttaggaaatttgcaggcgcaagttggaatacgctagcgcaagacaggggtaattggagatcgcagggagaggccttcgtcctgc
This Dermacentor silvarum isolate Dsil-2018 chromosome 6, BIME_Dsil_1.4, whole genome shotgun sequence DNA region includes the following protein-coding sequences:
- the LOC119455063 gene encoding uncharacterized protein LOC119455063, which produces MDFSIDFFSMAYSVYMYCLLGACVAISAPVGLLHAVGFGKTGIRSNSLAAWWQARWRGTPNKDDFFAKLQSWGATGFPGYYNIYFGFLGFALVGLIADNYDASAEMLPPEFL